In the genome of Zootoca vivipara chromosome 6, rZooViv1.1, whole genome shotgun sequence, the window TTTTAATAGATATTGCACTATACTGAATAACATTAAGTAGCTAATAGCACCGTTGTAGAAATGATTGAATGGAAGTTACTATGaaatctacttttttaaaaatcaacattttTATGGTGGTTGGGTACTTCCACCACCCTGAACAACAAATAAGTTTACACATCCTGAAGAAAATGGTCTCTTAACTGGCACTTTGAAGATAACACAATTCAATCTTTCTCAAGTCAAGCTAGTAGCAACTGAACCTATATCTGCAGTGCCTTTACACTGGGTTTGTCAGACAACAGCATTCATAGGCTGCTGACTCATGATGGATATTTAGCTACTTGATTTGCTTAGGGACTATCAAGCATGTGCACTTTACAGAGCCCTGTTTTTGTAGAGGATCACAAAAGTCTCTGGCTTTGGAATATGTTTCACTTGCCATCCCTTTCCCCATATACCTCTGATGGCATGATTTAAAGATGTGTTAAGCATTGTGTAAAAGGTGCTCATGCAAAGCATTCCACAATTTGATAATTCATCATTTTGTCACGATTTGACTGATTTGAATCACACTTTTAGAGCAGAAAGATTAAAAGTGAACAAATGCTAAATTTGGAAGGTGGTGTCTTAAGCTGGTAAGTCACACAACCTGCAGATCCCCGAGTGCTGCTGTCCATCACATGCCTTCCATGCAGCCTAAGAGAATTGACGGGCAGCTAATCCTCAAGTTAGCATCTGTGGTCAATGTGCAGTCACTAGGGTAAACTAAATTCTGAATACAAAGATGgtactgaaaacaacagcaaagtTTTCTCTCTCAAATTATCTTCTCAGCTTGGTCAAAATGGTTCCACACACCATCGGTTTTCACCATCTTCCCGGTGAcactgtgttttttgtttttgtttttaaacggaCAAGTTTATGGCTACAGTGGATTAAAGGAGGTGTGCCCAACAGCTGTTATGTAGGGCAGAGAAGGAATCCAGAAAAAGATGAATGGATGTATTCAGTGGAGTACAGACCGTTGGCTTGATCCGATGGCATTTGGATCCAGACCTGGTCGTTCTCTTTCAGTTCAAGCACTGCACTACCAGAAGCTTGGTCCAAGTAGCCTTTTTTGTATTCATCGTAGGTATAGGTGGCAGGCACGTTGTTTTTGTAAAGTGCCACCCAGACATTAGTTCCTTTAACGTGCACGTGATAAGCAAAGTAATAGATGCCAGAGATGGGACAAGTGAAGATTCCCGTCACTGGGTTATAGCCATTGTGACCATTGTACAAAGTCCTGTCGAATTTTACTGGCATTCCTGAGGCTGGGAATGGCGATGTTAAGATGGCAGTGAAGGCAGGTACCATCTGGGCAGATAGTTCCCCTCGGCCGAACTGCGGCTTCCCAGGCTTGCCATTCCCCAGAACTGCTCCCTCTACACCTCCATTTGGCAAGTGGAGGCCAGCAATCCCTGTCTCATCAAACATCCCGGGTGCTCCTGGGGGTCCAGGTGGCCCTGGGGGTCCCGGAAGCCCATTTAATCCAGGATTTCCTGGAACCCCTGGTGGCCCACTGGGACCTACAATACCCGGCTCCCCTACTTTGCCATTTCCTGGTTGGCCCGGGAGGCCAGGCTCTCCTTTCAGTCCTGGTAAACCTTGGGGCCCCATTGGACCAGAAGGGCCTTGCAGACCTGGTATCCCTGATGAGCCTCTGAGGCCTGGTTGCCCTGGAATACCCGAGTCCCCCTTTGGGCCTATGGGCCCTGTAATCCCTGGGACCCCAGGGAGACCAGCAAATCCACCTTCCCCCTTGGGGCCCATTGGGCCAGGCATCCCGTGTGGTCCAGGCAATCCTCTCTCCCCAGGAATCCCTGGCTTCCCCACAAAACCGCTAGGCCCTTGGTCCCCACGCATACCTGGCAGCCCTGCAGGCCCACTTGGTCCAGCTTCACCTTTAGGGCCTGGAATGCCATGTTTACCTGGCATACCCATAGAACCAGGAATCCCAGGGCCCCCAGTGATACCAGGGGGACCCATTTCGCCTGGTTCTCCATCCATTCCGGGCTCCCCTTTTTCTCCACTGATTCCTGGCACACCTGGTTGCCCACGATCTCCCTTTAAGCCAGGCAACCCAGGCTTCCCGTACCCTGTAGGCCCAGGCATGCCAGGAAGGCCACGGTGACCAGGTTCTCCCTTGGGGCCCAAATGCCCTTGCAGTCCAGGCACACCAGCTGCCCCCGGCACACCAATTCCATCAACACCTGGTGGGCCACGTGGGCCCATAGGGCCAGGCTGCCCACTGACCCCTGGCTCTCCTGGAAGCCCTGTGTCACCTTTGCCACCTGGAGCACCAGGCAACCCATCAAGTCCAGGTTTCCCAATTCCCTGTGGCCCTGGAGGTCCTGCAGGGCCTGGGGGGCCTCCGTTTCCCTGCGGCCCTATCAACCCTGGCTTCCCAACTCCATTTTCACCCTTCATGCCACGCTCGCCACGGGGACCGGGCTCTCCTttggccccaggctccccccgGAATCCTGGCAGGCCTGGGCTTCCTGTTGTGCCTGGCTTTCCATTCACAGAAATGCCAGCTGGTCCAGGCACTCCTGGAGGGCCTGGCAAGCCTCGTGGCCCTTGGTCTCCTCTCATGCCTGGCTCACCATTAATTCCAGGCATCCCTTTCATACCTGCCTTGCCAGGGAGCCCTGGGATGCCTGGTTTGCCAATGCCAGAAAAGCCAGGTGGACCTGCGGGGCCTGGTTGGCCATGGAGCCCTGGTTTGCCAATGCCGGGTTTCCCAGGGTAGCCAGGTGGGCCAGGAAGTCCTCTTGGGCCAGGCTTTCCAGGAGGTCCAGGTTCTCCTTTGAGGTCCATTGGCAGCAGTGGTGGCATATCTGTGAAGAGAAGAGGGACACATCAGTATGAATTGGGAAAGAAAGGACTGGCAACTAACATTTTGGAAGCTAAGGGAAATGTAGATGCATGCCATCTCTTCAGCTCCAACTACCAATGGCTTCCATCACCATTATTGGTTAAACCTCCTTCTGTTGCTCTCAGAACATAGTATCTGGGTAGGGTACCTTTGCTGCCTGAAAGTCTTGAGTAGACACATTGATGCCATCAAAGGCCATTGCACAAGAACAACATATTTccaaatatgtacagtggtaccttgggttaagaacttaatttgttctggaggtccattcttaacctgaaactgttcttaacctgtggtaccactttagctaatggggcctcccgctgcctccacacgatttctgttctcatcctgaagcaaagttcttaacccgaggtaggatttctgggttagcagagtctgtaacctgaagcgtctgtaacccaaggtaccactgtgtttagaTTTGAGGTCCTTTGGaataaaatgcttctcccaagccccccttcgagccgccaccacataccct includes:
- the COL8A2 gene encoding collagen alpha-2(VIII) chain isoform X2; protein product: MLHEVTLWLLLVVGISTVTGGGAGGGYGQIKYMQPVVKGPLGPPFREGKGQYLDMPPLLPMDLKGEPGPPGKPGPRGLPGPPGYPGKPGIGKPGLHGQPGPAGPPGFSGIGKPGIPGLPGKAGMKGMPGINGEPGMRGDQGPRGLPGPPGVPGPAGISVNGKPGTTGSPGLPGFRGEPGAKGEPGPRGERGMKGENGVGKPGLIGPQGNGGPPGPAGPPGPQGIGKPGLDGLPGAPGGKGDTGLPGEPGVSGQPGPMGPRGPPGVDGIGVPGAAGVPGLQGHLGPKGEPGHRGLPGMPGPTGYGKPGLPGLKGDRGQPGVPGISGEKGEPGMDGEPGEMGPPGITGGPGIPGSMGMPGKHGIPGPKGEAGPSGPAGLPGMRGDQGPSGFVGKPGIPGERGLPGPHGMPGPMGPKGEGGFAGLPGVPGITGPIGPKGDSGIPGQPGLRGSSGIPGLQGPSGPMGPQGLPGLKGEPGLPGQPGNGKVGEPGIVGPSGPPGVPGNPGLNGLPGPPGPPGPPGAPGMFDETGIAGLHLPNGGVEGAVLGNGKPGKPQFGRGELSAQMVPAFTAILTSPFPASGMPVKFDRTLYNGHNGYNPVTGIFTCPISGIYYFAYHVHVKGTNVWVALYKNNVPATYTYDEYKKGYLDQASGSAVLELKENDQVWIQMPSDQANGLYSTEYIHSSFSGFLLCPT
- the COL8A2 gene encoding collagen alpha-2(VIII) chain isoform X1; amino-acid sequence: MKHFKTGRETTNKATMLHEVTLWLLLVVGISTVTGGGAGGGYGQIKYMQPVVKGPLGPPFREGKGQYLDMPPLLPMDLKGEPGPPGKPGPRGLPGPPGYPGKPGIGKPGLHGQPGPAGPPGFSGIGKPGIPGLPGKAGMKGMPGINGEPGMRGDQGPRGLPGPPGVPGPAGISVNGKPGTTGSPGLPGFRGEPGAKGEPGPRGERGMKGENGVGKPGLIGPQGNGGPPGPAGPPGPQGIGKPGLDGLPGAPGGKGDTGLPGEPGVSGQPGPMGPRGPPGVDGIGVPGAAGVPGLQGHLGPKGEPGHRGLPGMPGPTGYGKPGLPGLKGDRGQPGVPGISGEKGEPGMDGEPGEMGPPGITGGPGIPGSMGMPGKHGIPGPKGEAGPSGPAGLPGMRGDQGPSGFVGKPGIPGERGLPGPHGMPGPMGPKGEGGFAGLPGVPGITGPIGPKGDSGIPGQPGLRGSSGIPGLQGPSGPMGPQGLPGLKGEPGLPGQPGNGKVGEPGIVGPSGPPGVPGNPGLNGLPGPPGPPGPPGAPGMFDETGIAGLHLPNGGVEGAVLGNGKPGKPQFGRGELSAQMVPAFTAILTSPFPASGMPVKFDRTLYNGHNGYNPVTGIFTCPISGIYYFAYHVHVKGTNVWVALYKNNVPATYTYDEYKKGYLDQASGSAVLELKENDQVWIQMPSDQANGLYSTEYIHSSFSGFLLCPT